The genomic window AGGGTCGACCGTGGAATTTGCGAATACCTGTTGCACGCCGAATAGCTCAAAGTGGTCGATCTGAAAGGTGGAGAACAGCACGAGCAGCCAACCGAACATTGAGACGACTGACAGGGCGGTCGCGGCGGTCGGATCCAAAACCTCCCAGATTGTCGCGGGAATGGGCCGCCATTGCCAAAGCAGCAAGAGCACGGCCAGAGTGGCGAGAAGGACATACACACTTCGCTCGATTTCATTTGGAATGAACCGAGTCCACCACTGCTTGAATGTCCCGCGGGCCATCACGCTGTGCTGCAGAGCGAAGACCGACAAGAGCAGTAGATCGATGACCATCGCCGGTATGACTGGCCCTACGGGTCCCGAGTCGATGGTTTTCGGCACGACTGCGTCTGAGACGAAAGGGATCATGTAGAGAAACGTGGCTAGGAAGATTGCATAGGTGATCAGACCGAAACAGACTGAAGCAATTCGTCGGGCCATTGTTGCTCCTTTTAGAGAGGAAAATGTTCGATCATCTGGCGCCACTCCCGAGGGCAACCGTTCTGCGCGAGGCCGGTTGCACCAAGAGGCTATGCACCAGGACCCGGCGCAGCAGAATTGGGCGGGGGTGTTACGGAAAAATTGCCCAGCTAAAGAATCGCGTTACAGCTGTCACGGACGTCGCGTTTGAGACGCCAACTAGTGGTCCGATTCTAACGTTCGCATCCCGTCTCGGCGGGCACTCGTACGAACGTTAGAATCGAAAGACCACTAGCAAATATAAGATTTGAGTGGAGCTTTTGGATTTAACGTTCGCATCACGAATTCGCGGCAAGCAGGGCTGCGAACGTCAAATCCGCTCCACTAGATCGAGACGACTCATCAGGGCGAAGAAATACGCCGCAAGCTTTCGCAGCCGTTCGCTCGTCCTGCGCGTTGGCTCTACTTGTCTGAAGCTGTCGTCTGAATTTTTGAATAGGGGTGTCTTCCGGATCCTCAAAAGTCAGCAAGACTGCGAAGGGAAGGACCAAAAGCGGACGTCACGCGATATCCACGCGCACACCACCTTTCGTCGGCTCCACGGACGCCAGTGTCTTCTCGAATCCAAAGTTCGCAACAGAGCGCGCTGCACCATGAGGCGAACTTTGGATTCGGGACACTGGCCTCTTTGGCAAACGATCAGGAGCCGACACGCTAATTCGTGTAAAAGGTGTTGAGAATGGAGATGCGAGGCTGATCAGTCTTGATCGGCGGGCGGCCGTGCCAGCTCATCTTTGTCAGCGAGTGATAAGCTTTCAGGACCACGAACGCATATCCGACATTGGGCAGGAAGGGGATGATTTTCACAGGCTCGAGGCAATAGGACCCAACGTGAAGCAGGCCTTTGAGGGAAGCGCGGTAAAGCGTCGTGCCGAGAGCTTCCTGGCTGCTGTCGGCCGGGCAATAGAGCTGCATCGTCACGACCTTTTTGCGCGTGTCCGGATGCGGCTTGATCTGGTAGCCGTCCTTGTCCCAATAGACTACTGGCTTCGCGACGAGTGTCAGATCATCGGCGCGAGGCACCTTGTCGCCGCGCGCACGAATTTCAAGTCCGTCATGCAGTCTGTTCCGGATCGCCCGCTCGACCTCCTGCGAGGTCAACATGGTCGAGGCCGCAGCCCACATGGGTCGCAGGGTCGGATCGATCTTCTCTATATTCTCGCCATAGAGGCGCAGCGTCAGACGCGTGCCCGCGCCGACAATCGGATCGTATCCGTCAGTGGGAACGCCCCGTATGAGATCCCGGTAAAAATCTGCGGGAAAGAAATTGCGGAAGACAATATGGGGAAAGGGAAAAGAGAAATGATCGGCGGCCTCAATGCTGGCAACCGCATGCGCGGTGAGTTCGTCGACCAGATCAGGAGGCGCAGTCTCCGCAAGTGCCACCATTACGACACCTCAGAACACGCTTAAGACGCCGCCAATCGGCGTCTTTGGATCAGCCTAACAATCGGATCAGCATCAACAATTGGAGCAGTATTGACAATTCTCAAGCTGAACGCAAGCGGTCCGCTTTCGGCCGACAGCGATCGAGGACCTCGCGATAGGGGGAGTTGAGCTAACTTGCTTCACTTCCGCCAATGCGGTCTATGTCCCGAATCCGAAGTTCGCACCAGGCTTCCGGATTGCTCGGATGCGAACTCCGGAATCAAAGAGACACTAGCAAGCCCATGATTCTAGTGCCGCGGATTTGAAGTTCTTCATCGAGCTTGCGGCTTCACTCTGAAGAATTTCAAATCCTCGGCACTAGTGTGGTTTCGGTTCAGAAGTTCGCTTGAAGGACTCGCGGGAAAACGGGAGCGAACTTCTGAACCACCACACTGGCTGCTTGTTCTAAAAAGTTGAAATCATGAGCGTAAGTGATGCTCGGTGATCTTCGCTGATGGTGCTGAATTTTGCCTTCCAAGCAGAATACGAGGGGTCGAGTTTCTTCACCCGCTCTAAATTCAAGGCACCTGCTATCGCTGGGCTTTTGACGCTTCGTTCTCCACAAAAAAGACAAGTCGTCGGCTTTCGTGAGGTCATTGCGCAATCCGCGCTCGCAGCGTCGGACCACTGACTTCGACGAGGTACTGGAATGGAGAAACCGATATGAATCGCACATGGCTGGTCACGGGGAGTTCGCGTGGCTTTGGGCGCGCCTTGGCTGAAGCCATCCTTGCTAGCGGCGACCGGCTCGTGGCCACCGCGCGTGATCCCGCGCACGTGGCCGATCTGGTCGATCGTTATGGCGATCAGGTCCGCACGGCGCCGCTCGACGTGACCAATCCAGAGGCTGCAGATCGCGCCGTCTGTATGGCCATCACAGAATTCGGCGGTCTGGATGTGCTGGTGAACAATGCGGGCTATGGCGACGTCGGATCGGTTGAGGATACCGATCTTGCGTCATTCCGGCGGCAGATTGAGACGAACCTGTTCGGCACGATCATCATGACGAAGGCCGCGATCTCGCATATGCGCGAGCGGCGGTCCGGACACATCGTCCAGTTCTCATCGGTGGGTGGACGCGTCGGTGCGCCGGGCAGGGCGGCGTATTCGGCAGCCAAGTGGGGCGTCGAGGGCTTTTCCGAGGTGCTTGCCAAAGAGATGGCGCTCATTGGCGTGAAAGTGACGATCATTGAGCCGGGCGGTTTTCGCACCGATTTCGCCGGCTCATCGACGAATCTTAGCGAGGGACGGCCGGAGTATGATGCAGTCGTGGGCGCGGCGGCGCGCATGCAACGTGATTATAACGGCAAACAACCAGGTGACCCTCGCAAGGGCGCCGAGGTCGTCGTGAAGATCGTTCGTGACGAATTGCCGGTTTTTCGCATCGCGCTAGGCTCCGATGCATTGGGCGCGATCGAGCGAACGGATCGGGCGCGTCTGGAAGAACTCGATCGCTGGCGCACGTTGAGCCAGTCGACGGATTATGCGGCGGGGTGATGGCTGGGACGTTCTTCCGCAGCCTTCCGGAAGCAAATTGAACCGAGAACTTTGTCTATGCGACACATGCGCAATGTCTCATGGTAATGGAGTGTATTGTGAGCAGCACATGGCCCAAACTCATGCTGATGAGTGCCGTGACCGCGGCTTGGCTTGTTTATGACATCGCGACTGCGACCGAGGCGCCGGGGCCTGCCGTTGCCTATATGCAATACGCTTTCCTCGCGATGGCCGTGGTTGGATTTTTCGGGTCCTTGCTGAACTACGTAGCAGAGAAGTGAACGCTGTTTGCGCATGTTGCGTCTTGATGCACTACGACGGCCTGCTGTCACTATCCGCTGTTCCGCAATCCCGCGGAGATGCCGTTGATCGTGAGCTGAATGCCGCGCAACACTTGCTCGTCAGGGCCGTGTGCACGGTGTGCCTGCAGCAGCTCGACCTGAACGTGATTGAGCGGGTCGAGATAAGGGAAGCGGTTGCGGATGGAGCGCTCCAGCAACGGGTTGCCTTGCAACAGACGATCATGTCCCATGATCGTCAACAGCATCTCGATGCAATCGTGCCATTCCGCGCGGATGCGTTCGAAGATGGCGGCGCGCAGCTTCTCGTCCGGAACGAGATCCGCATAGCGCGAGGCGATGGCGATGCTGCTCTTGGAGAGAACCATATCCATGTTCGACAGCAGCGTCTGGAAGAACGGCCACTCGCGGTAAAGCTCCCGCAGAAACGCCATGCCTTTGTCGGGATGCCTGTCGATCCACGCCTTGACGGCGTTGCCAAAGCCGAACCAGCCCGGCAGCATCAGGCGGCATTGCGCCCAACTGAACACCCAGGGGATTGCGCGCAAATCTTCGATCTTGCGCGTCTTGGTGCGCGACGCCGGGCGGCTGCCGATGTTCAGTGTCGAAATCTCGCTAATGACCGTGGACGCCCAGAAGTAGTCCTCAAAGCCATCGGTTTCATAAACCAGATTGCGATAGGCGGCATAGGCAAGGTTAGAAAGCTCCTCCATCGCGGCGATGTAGTCCGCGCGCGGCGCAGGATGCTTCGGCTGCAGCAGGCTTGCTTCCAATGTTGCGGCCGCCAGAATTTCCAGATTGTGGCGCCCAACCTCGGCGTTTGAATACTTACTTGAAATGATTTCGCCTTGTTCGGTGATGCGAATTTGCCCATTCACCGCGCCGCCCGGCTGGGCGAGGATCGCGTCGTAGCTCGGGCCGCCGCCACGGCCGACCGAACCGCCGCGCCCGTGGAACAAACGCAGCCGCACGCCGTGCCGCTCGAACACCTCGACGAGATTGATCTCGGCTTTGTAGAGCTCCCAGCCGGAGGTGACGAAGCCGCCGTCTTTGTTGCTGTCCGAATAGCCGAGCATCACCTCTTGAATGCCGCCACGGCTGTCGATGAGGCGTCTGTATTCGGGAAGCGAAAACAGCTTGTCCATGATCGCGCCGCAGTTGCGCAGGTCATCGATGGTCTCGAACAGTGGCACGATGTTGAGGCGGCTGCCGCCATCGGCCGCGACGAGGCCGGTTTCTTTTAGCAGCACGGCGATTTCGAGCAGGTCGGACACGCCTTTGGTCATCGATACGATGCATTGGCGAATGACATCGCTCCCGAATACGGCATGCGCGTCCGCCGCGGTTTTCAGTACGGCTAACTCTTTTGTGGTCTCTTCGCCGTAGGTGACGAAAGGCGAGGCGAGTGGGCGGCCGGTGCATAACTCTTGCGTCAGCAACGCAATGCGCGCGTCTTCGGACAGGTCGCGATAGCGCGTTCCAGGCGCGACGGCTTCGAACAACTCAGCGACGGTGCGTTCGTGCACGGCAGAATTCTGCCGCATATCGAGCGAGGCGAGATGAAAGCCGAAGCAATCCACGGCCCGGCGCAGATGCCGCAGCCGGCCCCGCGCGATCACAAGGGAGTTGTTGGCGACGAGCGAGGCATGTAGTGCATCCAGATCACGCTGGAGTTCCGATGGCCCGGTATAAGGTGCGGCCTCGCCAACCGGCGGCCGGTTGATCTCGATGCCGATCGCGCGTGCGGTTGCAGCCAGCCTTGCATAGATGCCGGAGACCGCGAGACGATAGGGTTCTCCTCTGCGGTGGGGCGATGGATCCGGGGACCTCGCTGCAAGCTCCATGACCTCAGGCGATGCGCCAGCGAGGTGCGCGGCAAGCGACAGTTCCGAGCCGAGTGCATGCAGCTCGTCGAAGTAAAAGCTGAAGATGCGCGAGCTCTGCATGTGCAGGGTGTCGCGCATGACTTCCGCTGTAACGAACGGATTGCCGTCGCGATCGCCGCCAATCCAGCTTCCCATTCGCAAGAACGTGGCGAGCCCCGGCGCGTCCTTCGTTCCCGCCTCAGTGTCATCCGCGAGATGATCTTCCAGCGCGCAGTGAAGACGCGGCACCTCGCGCAGGAAGGTGTAGTCGTAAAACGAGAGCCCGTTGGCGACCTCGTCGAGCACGGTCAGCTTGGTTCGGCGCAGCAGATTGGTCTGCCATATCGTCACGACCGCGCGCCGCAACTGCTCGTCGCTCGCTGCGATCTCATTCGCTGTCATCTGGGTGCGCTCGCGCATGTCGAGCACAGAGGCGATCTCCATCTCCCGATCGATGGTGCTCTTGCGGCGGACTTCCGTGGGGTGTGCGGTCAGAACCGGGCTGACAAGGGCCTCGACGAAGAAGGATCGCAACTCATCCTTGCCGACACCGGCTTGCTTTGCGCGCGCCAGTGCACAGGCGAGTGTTCCGGAATCCGGTGTCGCGCCTGCCATTGCGAGCGTGCGGCGCTGCCGGATGTTGTTTTGATCTTCCGCAATGTTGGCAAGATGCGAAAAATAGCTGAACGCGCGCACGATGCGCACGGTCTCAGAAATCGACATGCCGTCGAGAATGCTCTCGAGTTCCTGTCGTGCCTGCTTGTCGTCATCGCGATGGAAGCGAATGGACGTTTGCCGGATGCGCTCGACGAGGTCGAACACCTCAGGCCCTTCCTGTTCGCGCACAGTATCGCCGAGGATGCGCCCGAGCCGGCGGATATCCGCCCTCAGCAG from Nitrobacteraceae bacterium AZCC 1564 includes these protein-coding regions:
- a CDS encoding protein-S-isoprenylcysteine O-methyltransferase Ste14 (product_source=COG2020; cog=COG2020; ko=KO:K21310; pfam=PF07298; transmembrane_helix_parts=Inside_1_6,TMhelix_7_29,Outside_30_43,TMhelix_44_66,Inside_67_86,TMhelix_87_104,Outside_105_118,TMhelix_119_141,Inside_142_178,TMhelix_179_201,Outside_202_258) translates to MARRIASVCFGLITYAIFLATFLYMIPFVSDAVVPKTIDSGPVGPVIPAMVIDLLLLSVFALQHSVMARGTFKQWWTRFIPNEIERSVYVLLATLAVLLLLWQWRPIPATIWEVLDPTAATALSVVSMFGWLLVLFSTFQIDHFELFGVQQVFANSTVDPVDGTGFKTPFLYRLVRHPLYLGFIIAFWSTPTMTLGHLLFAVVTTAYIFIGTSLEERDLIARFGDRYRQYREQVAMLVPWPRSFKADPPYTTEPEASD
- a CDS encoding hypothetical protein (product_source=Hypo-rule applied), coding for MFDHLAPLPRATVLREAGCTKRLCTRTRRSRIGRGCYGKIAQLKNRVTAVTDVAFETPTSGPILTFASRLGGHSYER
- a CDS encoding hypothetical protein (product_source=Hypo-rule applied), coding for MVALAETAPPDLVDELTAHAVASIEAADHFSFPFPHIVFRNFFPADFYRDLIRGVPTDGYDPIVGAGTRLTLRLYGENIEKIDPTLRPMWAAASTMLTSQEVERAIRNRLHDGLEIRARGDKVPRADDLTLVAKPVVYWDKDGYQIKPHPDTRKKVVTMQLYCPADSSQEALGTTLYRASLKGLLHVGSYCLEPVKIIPFLPNVGYAFVVLKAYHSLTKMSWHGRPPIKTDQPRISILNTFYTN
- a CDS encoding NAD(P)-dependent dehydrogenase (short-subunit alcohol dehydrogenase family) (product_source=COG1028; cath_funfam=3.40.50.720; cog=COG1028; pfam=PF00106; superfamily=51735) — translated: MNRTWLVTGSSRGFGRALAEAILASGDRLVATARDPAHVADLVDRYGDQVRTAPLDVTNPEAADRAVCMAITEFGGLDVLVNNAGYGDVGSVEDTDLASFRRQIETNLFGTIIMTKAAISHMRERRSGHIVQFSSVGGRVGAPGRAAYSAAKWGVEGFSEVLAKEMALIGVKVTIIEPGGFRTDFAGSSTNLSEGRPEYDAVVGAAARMQRDYNGKQPGDPRKGAEVVVKIVRDELPVFRIALGSDALGAIERTDRARLEELDRWRTLSQSTDYAAG
- a CDS encoding hypothetical protein (product_source=Hypo-rule applied; superfamily=90123; transmembrane_helix_parts=Outside_1_34,TMhelix_35_57,Inside_58_60); amino-acid sequence: MSSTWPKLMLMSAVTAAWLVYDIATATEAPGPAVAYMQYAFLAMAVVGFFGSLLNYVAEK
- a CDS encoding phosphoenolpyruvate carboxylase (product_source=KO:K01595; cath_funfam=1.20.1440.90; cog=COG2352; ko=KO:K01595; pfam=PF00311; superfamily=51621), whose product is MSPETSSKVYNARLDDGEASLTRDDALLRADIRRLGRILGDTVREQEGPEVFDLVERIRQTSIRFHRDDDKQARQELESILDGMSISETVRIVRAFSYFSHLANIAEDQNNIRQRRTLAMAGATPDSGTLACALARAKQAGVGKDELRSFFVEALVSPVLTAHPTEVRRKSTIDREMEIASVLDMRERTQMTANEIAASDEQLRRAVVTIWQTNLLRRTKLTVLDEVANGLSFYDYTFLREVPRLHCALEDHLADDTEAGTKDAPGLATFLRMGSWIGGDRDGNPFVTAEVMRDTLHMQSSRIFSFYFDELHALGSELSLAAHLAGASPEVMELAARSPDPSPHRRGEPYRLAVSGIYARLAATARAIGIEINRPPVGEAAPYTGPSELQRDLDALHASLVANNSLVIARGRLRHLRRAVDCFGFHLASLDMRQNSAVHERTVAELFEAVAPGTRYRDLSEDARIALLTQELCTGRPLASPFVTYGEETTKELAVLKTAADAHAVFGSDVIRQCIVSMTKGVSDLLEIAVLLKETGLVAADGGSRLNIVPLFETIDDLRNCGAIMDKLFSLPEYRRLIDSRGGIQEVMLGYSDSNKDGGFVTSGWELYKAEINLVEVFERHGVRLRLFHGRGGSVGRGGGPSYDAILAQPGGAVNGQIRITEQGEIISSKYSNAEVGRHNLEILAAATLEASLLQPKHPAPRADYIAAMEELSNLAYAAYRNLVYETDGFEDYFWASTVISEISTLNIGSRPASRTKTRKIEDLRAIPWVFSWAQCRLMLPGWFGFGNAVKAWIDRHPDKGMAFLRELYREWPFFQTLLSNMDMVLSKSSIAIASRYADLVPDEKLRAAIFERIRAEWHDCIEMLLTIMGHDRLLQGNPLLERSIRNRFPYLDPLNHVQVELLQAHRAHGPDEQVLRGIQLTINGISAGLRNSG